From Aristaeella lactis, the proteins below share one genomic window:
- a CDS encoding TIGR04076 family protein — MKKWYDEEYEFTVEVTGFLRGDHTERYCRNGEEPGDKYTCTYGCPVNQDGQGICSKAMMMLYPLMEAVRSGGDLENLGGDSKYTKTIVCPDGCVMFRLTAKPLGNENFHKGGFWKEP, encoded by the coding sequence ATGAAAAAATGGTATGATGAGGAATACGAGTTCACGGTTGAGGTGACCGGATTCCTGCGGGGTGACCATACGGAACGGTACTGCCGGAACGGAGAGGAACCCGGTGACAAATATACCTGCACCTATGGCTGCCCGGTGAACCAGGACGGGCAGGGCATCTGCTCCAAGGCGATGATGATGCTCTATCCGCTGATGGAAGCTGTGCGCAGCGGCGGAGACCTGGAGAACCTGGGCGGCGACAGCAAATATACCAAGACCATTGTCTGCCCGGACGGGTGCGTGATGTTCCGGCTGACGGCGAAACCGCTGGGCAATGAGAATTTCCACAAAGGCGGATTCTGGAAGGAACCGTGA
- a CDS encoding class I SAM-dependent methyltransferase: MSYLEDFYNSLCDEEGRLLSRHGQVEYLTTMKYIHECLEGITDPSILEVGAGTGRYSVALAREDYRVTAVELVARNLEILRSKLDGTEPIRAMQGNALDLSFLPDNAFDMTMLLGPLYHLYTREDKIRALSEAVRVTKPGGYILAAYCMNEPTVINYAFRSKHLQDLLDRNMILPDWHLGSDPAEVFDLIRTEEIASLNAEIPAERVKLIAADGATNYHREMIDEMDDETFGKWLEYHFSICERQDLIGASHHTLDILRKN, from the coding sequence ATGAGCTATCTTGAAGATTTCTACAACAGCCTGTGTGACGAGGAAGGGCGCCTTCTTTCCCGGCACGGGCAGGTAGAATACCTGACGACCATGAAATACATTCATGAGTGCCTTGAAGGGATTACCGACCCGTCGATCCTGGAAGTCGGCGCGGGAACCGGAAGATACAGCGTGGCGCTGGCACGGGAAGACTACCGGGTGACAGCGGTGGAACTGGTTGCCCGCAACCTGGAAATTCTGAGGTCAAAGCTGGACGGAACAGAACCGATCCGGGCCATGCAGGGCAATGCGCTGGACCTGTCCTTCCTGCCGGATAACGCCTTCGACATGACGATGCTGCTGGGTCCGCTGTACCACCTGTATACCCGGGAGGATAAGATCCGCGCCCTTTCTGAAGCGGTCCGGGTGACGAAACCCGGCGGGTACATCCTGGCGGCCTACTGCATGAATGAACCGACGGTCATCAACTACGCCTTCAGGTCAAAACACCTGCAGGATCTGCTGGACCGGAACATGATCCTGCCGGACTGGCACCTGGGGAGCGACCCGGCGGAAGTGTTCGACCTGATCAGGACGGAGGAGATTGCCTCGCTGAACGCGGAGATTCCCGCGGAACGGGTGAAACTGATCGCTGCGGACGGCGCTACCAATTACCATCGGGAAATGATTGACGAGATGGATGACGAGACCTTCGGGAAATGGCTTGAATACCATTTTTCGATCTGTGAACGGCAGGACCTGATCGGGGCATCCCATCATACACTGGACATTCTCCGGAAAAACTGA
- a CDS encoding GNAT family N-acetyltransferase: MRINLETERLILRNLTPEDYQAVFRWCGDPDVARYMVYPVYTKAEDVKAWLETLDPDSPDDYDAGIVLKSTGELIGSGGLYYRPDDDLWTIGYNLRKDQWGNGYAGEMIRAVLELVRSQREVRGIQGTFAKANNRSRRVMEKLGMTYTEDVILTKLDGSSSYPGEKYRRIF, encoded by the coding sequence ATGAGAATTAATCTTGAAACGGAACGGCTGATCCTGCGTAACCTGACGCCGGAGGATTACCAGGCGGTTTTCCGCTGGTGCGGAGATCCGGACGTGGCGCGGTATATGGTCTATCCCGTATACACGAAGGCGGAAGATGTCAAAGCCTGGCTTGAAACGCTGGATCCGGACAGCCCGGACGATTATGACGCGGGAATCGTACTGAAATCCACGGGTGAACTGATCGGAAGCGGCGGCCTTTATTACCGGCCGGATGACGATCTTTGGACGATCGGATATAACCTGCGAAAGGACCAGTGGGGAAACGGATACGCGGGAGAAATGATCCGGGCTGTGCTGGAACTGGTCAGGAGCCAGCGGGAAGTCCGGGGGATCCAGGGAACTTTTGCCAAAGCCAATAACCGCAGCCGGCGGGTGATGGAAAAGCTGGGCATGACTTATACTGAAGACGTGATCCTGACCAAGCTGGACGGAAGCTCCAGCTATCCCGGGGAAAAATACAGGAGGATATTCTGA
- a CDS encoding class I SAM-dependent methyltransferase, protein MREEQETIREHYDTNPRKEWDRLQKRFPHEKYITTHMMDRYIRPGDTILDIGGGPGHYSIHYARKGHAMTLLDLSGGNVRFAKQKARQYGVRIAAMQGDARDLSRFPDDSFDTVFLMGPLYHLMNEENRLQAIQEAKRVLKPGGTLFSSFILMFGGVIYGLRELPELIHSPEEQEYFEIAAKDESASFEAFTFAYLTTVRDAENLLASIPGLETETVFGQESILAPYTNVLSRKPKKVREAWYEYALRYCEKKDYLTHSEHLMIVSRKEA, encoded by the coding sequence ATGCGGGAAGAACAGGAAACGATCCGGGAGCACTATGACACCAATCCCAGGAAGGAATGGGACCGGCTGCAGAAAAGGTTCCCCCACGAAAAATACATCACCACCCATATGATGGACCGGTATATCCGGCCGGGGGATACCATCCTGGATATCGGCGGAGGCCCCGGACACTATTCGATCCATTACGCGAGGAAAGGCCACGCGATGACCCTGCTGGATCTGAGCGGCGGAAACGTGCGGTTCGCGAAACAGAAGGCAAGGCAGTACGGCGTCCGGATCGCGGCGATGCAGGGAGACGCACGGGATCTTTCCAGGTTTCCGGACGATTCGTTTGATACGGTTTTCCTGATGGGTCCGCTGTATCACCTGATGAACGAGGAAAACCGCCTGCAGGCGATCCAGGAAGCAAAGCGCGTGCTGAAACCCGGCGGAACCCTGTTCAGCAGCTTTATCCTGATGTTCGGCGGTGTTATCTACGGACTGCGGGAACTGCCGGAACTGATCCACAGTCCGGAAGAACAGGAGTACTTTGAGATTGCCGCAAAGGATGAAAGCGCTTCCTTCGAAGCCTTCACCTTTGCCTATCTGACAACTGTCAGGGACGCGGAGAACCTGCTTGCGTCCATCCCCGGACTGGAGACGGAAACGGTTTTCGGACAGGAAAGCATCCTGGCTCCTTACACGAACGTGCTGAGCCGGAAACCGAAAAAGGTCAGGGAGGCGTGGTATGAATACGCGCTCCGGTACTGCGAGAAAAAGGACTACCTGACCCATTCGGAACACCTGATGATTGTGTCCCGAAAGGAAGCATGA
- a CDS encoding GNAT family N-acetyltransferase, with protein MRFAERTIALKDGRTCILKPATPDLAEEMIEYMRKTAVETPFLTRYPDEISDTADHEREFLAGKLEDPHSAMIAAVVDGKLAGNCSVYGAGSKRKVRHRCMMGIALCEEYWGQGIGTAMIGYLTELAKQIGYELMELIVVADNERARALYQKCGFIESGRRYHGMKFDDGSYHDEIFMYKEL; from the coding sequence ATGAGATTTGCGGAGAGAACCATAGCCCTGAAGGACGGCAGAACCTGTATCCTGAAGCCAGCCACCCCGGACCTGGCTGAAGAGATGATCGAATACATGAGGAAGACTGCTGTTGAAACGCCATTCCTGACGCGTTATCCGGACGAGATCAGCGATACCGCAGACCATGAGCGGGAATTTCTTGCCGGCAAACTGGAGGATCCGCATTCCGCGATGATCGCGGCTGTGGTGGACGGAAAACTGGCAGGGAACTGCTCCGTGTACGGTGCAGGATCGAAAAGAAAGGTCCGGCACCGCTGCATGATGGGAATCGCCCTGTGCGAAGAATACTGGGGCCAGGGGATCGGTACGGCCATGATCGGATACCTGACGGAGCTCGCAAAACAGATCGGCTATGAGCTGATGGAGCTGATTGTTGTGGCGGATAATGAGCGGGCAAGGGCGCTGTATCAGAAATGCGGTTTCATTGAGAGCGGCAGGCGGTATCACGGGATGAAGTTTGATGACGGCAGCTACCACGATGAGATATTCATGTATAAAGAACTGTAA
- a CDS encoding cation-translocating P-type ATPase has product MKAYLEDKEAVLEELGSGMEGLTDEEAAARLAQEGPNKLKEGKKESLISKFFGELKDPMTIVLIIAAIVSAITAIYAGESLTDTIIILAVVLINACLGVYQESKAEAAIEALQQVAAATAKVIRGGHQKTIHADEVVRGDLLILEAGDAVPADARIVECASMKTQEAALTGESTDVDKQSEALAAAENGEVSLGDRKNMVYMGSIVTYGRGHAVVTGTGMDTEMGAIADALSNAKDEETPLQVKLRELSRKLSAMILVICAFVFIVNLVRNGGKAILDTFMIAVSLAVAAIPEGLSAVVTVLLSIGVTKMSKNHAIIRKLTAVETLGCTQIICSDKTGTLTQNRMTVVKKVTDDEKLLLSAMALCSDAELEEGEAVGEATECALVNDANRNGMPKNELAADLPRVDEAPFDSLRKMMTTLHRAGAGHGFIQFTKGAPDEVLRRCTKIWNGNQAVPITKEQREQILAENKGMADQALRVLGAAQRIYDERPSSNAPEELEQDLTWIGMCGMIDPIRPEVKDAIEKCRSAGIRPIMITGDHKDTATAIARDLGILRAGQMAITGAELDAIPDEVFAHDVRRYSVYARVQPENKVRIVNAWKNLGMVTAMTGDGVNDAPSIKSADIGVGMGITGTDVTKSVADMILTDDNFATIVSAVGEGRRIYDNIRKAIQFLLSANLAEVLAVFSATLMGFTILKPVHILWINLITDTMPAIALGMEDAEKDVMQRPPRHRKESIFSDGLGFGIAFQGFVIAAVTVLSYFIGHRLESGTWGIAESPAGMTMAFLTLSMVEIFHSFNMRSRSASLFSLKKQNRWLWGTLVFSLLITAAVIFVPFLSKAFSFAPITLTEYMIAMGLALMIIPVVEIEKAFRRLAHKDGQK; this is encoded by the coding sequence TTGAAAGCTTACCTTGAGGATAAAGAAGCGGTGCTGGAGGAGCTTGGCTCCGGCATGGAAGGCCTGACCGATGAGGAAGCCGCGGCACGGCTGGCACAGGAAGGCCCCAACAAGCTGAAGGAAGGCAAAAAGGAAAGCCTGATCAGCAAGTTCTTCGGAGAACTGAAGGATCCGATGACCATTGTGCTGATCATCGCGGCGATCGTCAGCGCCATTACCGCCATTTACGCGGGAGAAAGCCTGACGGACACGATCATCATCCTGGCTGTGGTGCTGATCAACGCCTGTCTGGGCGTATACCAGGAGAGCAAGGCGGAGGCAGCCATCGAGGCACTGCAGCAGGTGGCGGCGGCCACCGCGAAGGTGATCCGCGGCGGACACCAGAAGACCATTCACGCGGACGAGGTGGTCCGGGGCGACCTGCTGATCCTGGAAGCCGGAGACGCGGTACCCGCGGATGCCCGGATTGTGGAGTGCGCCTCCATGAAGACGCAGGAAGCGGCCCTGACCGGTGAGTCCACGGACGTGGATAAACAGAGTGAAGCGCTCGCAGCCGCCGAGAACGGGGAGGTTTCCCTGGGCGACCGGAAAAACATGGTGTACATGGGCTCCATCGTCACCTACGGACGGGGACACGCCGTGGTCACCGGCACCGGTATGGATACGGAGATGGGCGCCATTGCGGATGCCCTGTCCAACGCGAAGGACGAGGAAACACCCCTGCAGGTGAAGCTGCGGGAGCTGTCCCGGAAGCTGTCCGCCATGATCCTGGTGATATGCGCCTTTGTGTTCATTGTGAACCTGGTCCGGAACGGCGGAAAAGCCATACTGGATACCTTTATGATCGCGGTTTCCCTGGCGGTGGCGGCCATCCCCGAGGGACTGAGCGCCGTGGTGACGGTGCTGCTCTCCATCGGCGTGACCAAGATGAGCAAAAACCATGCCATCATCCGGAAACTGACGGCCGTGGAGACCCTGGGCTGCACACAGATCATCTGCTCGGATAAGACCGGTACCCTGACCCAGAACCGTATGACCGTGGTCAAAAAGGTGACCGATGACGAGAAGCTGCTTCTGTCCGCCATGGCCCTGTGCTCCGACGCAGAACTGGAAGAGGGGGAAGCCGTCGGCGAAGCCACTGAGTGCGCGCTGGTCAATGACGCCAACCGGAACGGAATGCCCAAGAACGAACTGGCCGCGGATCTGCCGCGGGTGGATGAGGCTCCCTTTGATTCCCTGCGCAAGATGATGACCACCCTGCACCGGGCCGGAGCCGGACACGGATTTATCCAGTTTACCAAAGGCGCTCCGGATGAGGTGCTGCGCCGCTGTACGAAAATCTGGAACGGGAACCAGGCCGTTCCGATTACAAAAGAACAGCGGGAACAGATACTCGCGGAAAACAAGGGAATGGCAGACCAGGCCCTGCGGGTGCTGGGTGCTGCCCAGCGGATCTATGATGAGCGGCCGTCATCCAACGCGCCGGAGGAGCTGGAACAGGACCTGACCTGGATCGGCATGTGCGGCATGATCGATCCCATCCGGCCGGAAGTGAAGGATGCCATTGAAAAGTGCCGCAGCGCCGGAATCCGGCCTATTATGATCACCGGCGACCACAAGGATACCGCCACGGCCATTGCCCGTGACCTGGGGATCCTGCGGGCGGGACAGATGGCGATCACCGGCGCGGAACTGGATGCCATTCCGGATGAGGTTTTCGCGCATGACGTGAGGCGGTATTCCGTTTATGCCCGTGTACAGCCGGAAAACAAGGTACGCATCGTGAACGCCTGGAAGAACCTGGGCATGGTAACCGCAATGACCGGAGACGGCGTCAATGACGCGCCGTCCATCAAGAGCGCGGATATCGGCGTGGGTATGGGCATTACCGGTACGGACGTGACCAAATCCGTGGCGGACATGATCCTGACGGATGACAATTTTGCGACGATTGTTTCCGCGGTGGGTGAAGGACGCAGGATTTATGACAATATCCGCAAGGCGATCCAGTTCCTGCTGTCCGCCAACCTGGCAGAAGTGCTGGCAGTGTTTTCCGCCACACTGATGGGCTTTACCATCCTGAAACCGGTTCACATCCTGTGGATCAACCTGATCACCGATACCATGCCGGCAATCGCCCTGGGCATGGAGGACGCGGAAAAGGACGTTATGCAGCGGCCTCCGCGGCACCGGAAGGAAAGCATCTTCTCCGACGGGCTGGGCTTCGGTATAGCGTTCCAGGGATTTGTGATCGCGGCGGTGACCGTTCTGAGTTACTTTATCGGACACAGGCTGGAGAGCGGAACCTGGGGGATTGCGGAATCCCCTGCGGGCATGACCATGGCTTTCCTGACACTTAGCATGGTGGAGATCTTCCATTCCTTCAACATGCGTTCCCGCAGCGCCTCCCTGTTCAGCCTCAAAAAGCAGAACAGGTGGCTGTGGGGCACGCTGGTCTTCTCCCTGCTGATCACGGCAGCGGTGATCTTTGTGCCCTTCCTGAGCAAGGCATTTTCCTTTGCCCCGATCACCCTTACGGAGTATATGATCGCAATGGGACTGGCGCTGATGATCATCCCTGTTGTGGAGATTGAAAAGGCTTTCCGCCGGCTTGCCCATAAGGACGGGCAGAAATAA
- a CDS encoding 4Fe-4S dicluster domain-containing protein, giving the protein MHKFDTKVQHLKYKVLREVARHAWNDTLMENVMDIPKTIVPGKVPTMRCCVYKERAILGERVKLAMGGGKSDNIIQVIDIACDDCPAVGYQVTESCRGCLAHRCEDACKRGAISFDHKHEAHIDKTKCVECGMCAKVCPYSAIVNRKRPCQNACKIKAISINEDNAAKIDDEKCIQCGACVYQCPFGAISDKSFIINVIDMLKRSEDNSRYKVYALVAPAIGSQMNYAKLGQVITGIKKLGFYTVVEAALGADLVALAESKELTEKGFLTSSCCPAFVRYVKTAFPAFAPYISHNPSPMAALARYIREHEENVKIVFIGPCTAKKAEAQLEDVKPYVDAAITFEELQALFDSRDIDLTTLEEDTLDNASYFGRIFARSGGLSDAVTEALKEQHLDEFELKACVCDGIEECKAALMRKSRNVLDANFIEGMACVSGCIGGAGNLTHGEKNRAAVDKYGHEALEKTICDAVSVLK; this is encoded by the coding sequence ATGCATAAGTTTGATACCAAGGTACAGCATCTGAAATACAAGGTCCTGCGGGAAGTGGCCCGCCATGCCTGGAATGATACACTGATGGAGAATGTGATGGATATTCCCAAAACCATCGTTCCCGGAAAGGTGCCGACCATGCGCTGCTGCGTATATAAGGAACGGGCGATCCTGGGGGAGCGGGTCAAGCTGGCCATGGGCGGCGGGAAATCCGACAACATCATCCAGGTGATCGATATTGCCTGTGACGACTGTCCGGCCGTAGGCTACCAGGTGACGGAATCCTGCAGGGGCTGCCTGGCCCACCGCTGCGAAGATGCCTGCAAGCGCGGGGCAATCTCCTTTGACCATAAGCATGAGGCGCACATCGACAAAACCAAATGCGTGGAATGCGGCATGTGCGCCAAGGTGTGCCCCTACAGCGCGATTGTGAACCGGAAACGTCCCTGCCAGAACGCCTGCAAGATCAAGGCGATCTCGATCAACGAGGACAACGCGGCCAAGATCGACGATGAGAAGTGCATCCAGTGCGGCGCCTGCGTTTACCAGTGCCCCTTCGGCGCGATTTCGGACAAGTCTTTTATCATCAACGTCATTGATATGCTGAAACGGAGCGAAGACAACAGCCGGTACAAGGTTTACGCGCTGGTCGCCCCGGCCATCGGCAGCCAGATGAACTACGCGAAGCTGGGCCAGGTGATCACGGGCATCAAGAAGCTGGGCTTCTATACCGTGGTGGAAGCGGCGCTTGGCGCGGACCTGGTGGCACTGGCGGAATCGAAGGAACTGACGGAGAAGGGTTTCCTGACCAGCTCCTGCTGCCCGGCCTTTGTGCGTTATGTCAAAACCGCGTTCCCGGCCTTTGCTCCCTATATCTCCCATAATCCTTCCCCCATGGCAGCCCTGGCCAGGTATATCCGGGAGCATGAGGAGAACGTGAAAATCGTCTTCATCGGACCGTGCACAGCCAAGAAGGCGGAGGCGCAGCTGGAGGATGTGAAGCCCTATGTGGACGCGGCAATCACCTTTGAGGAACTGCAGGCCCTGTTTGACAGCCGGGATATTGACCTGACGACCCTGGAAGAGGACACCCTGGACAACGCTTCCTACTTCGGCCGGATCTTTGCCCGCAGCGGCGGCCTGTCCGACGCGGTGACCGAGGCACTGAAGGAACAGCACCTGGATGAATTTGAACTGAAGGCCTGCGTCTGCGACGGCATTGAGGAATGCAAGGCGGCGCTGATGCGAAAGAGCAGGAACGTGCTGGACGCAAACTTCATCGAGGGCATGGCGTGCGTCAGCGGCTGCATCGGCGGGGCAGGAAACCTGACCCACGGTGAAAAGAACAGGGCCGCGGTGGACAAATACGGCCATGAAGCCCTGGAGAAGACCATCTGTGACGCAGTTTCCGTGCTGAAATAA
- a CDS encoding SpoIIE family protein phosphatase codes for MNDLCCDIGFKSINHAGEQLCGDHVDIAEQEDGSTVIVLADGLGSGVKASILSTLTSKIISTMLAAGLSLEECVETIAATLPVCSVRGVAYSTFTILRIIQNRTAEVIQYDNPHVILLRNGANWDYPRQEMSIGGKQIYRSVIRLQENDVFIAMSDGCPHAGIGVAYNFGWKREDIISYMEAMNLCGYSAKLLSTMLVDECDRLYGGKPGDDATSCVVRMRRRVPMNLLFGPPGNRDDVNRMMSLFFAKEGKHIVCGGTTSSLAAKWLNKPLRPSLDFEGDIPPIAKLEGVDLVTEGVITVNRVVQYAEDFIADNNCYDEWSNRKDGASMISRLLFEEATDINFYVGRAINPAHQNPDLPINFSIKMNLVQELSAALQKMGKRIKVSYF; via the coding sequence ATGAATGACCTTTGCTGTGATATCGGCTTCAAAAGCATTAACCACGCCGGGGAACAGCTGTGCGGCGATCATGTGGACATCGCCGAACAGGAAGACGGCTCCACGGTCATTGTGCTGGCGGACGGCCTGGGCAGCGGTGTGAAGGCCAGCATCCTTTCCACCCTCACCAGCAAAATCATCTCCACCATGCTGGCGGCAGGCCTTTCGCTGGAGGAATGCGTGGAAACTATCGCGGCTACCCTGCCGGTCTGCTCGGTACGGGGAGTGGCATACTCCACCTTTACGATCCTGAGGATCATCCAGAACCGTACGGCGGAAGTGATCCAGTATGACAATCCCCATGTGATCCTGCTGCGGAACGGCGCCAACTGGGATTATCCCCGGCAGGAAATGTCCATCGGCGGAAAGCAGATTTACCGCTCGGTGATCCGCCTGCAGGAGAACGATGTATTCATTGCCATGAGCGACGGCTGCCCCCATGCGGGCATCGGCGTTGCCTATAACTTCGGCTGGAAACGGGAAGACATTATCTCCTATATGGAGGCCATGAACCTGTGCGGATATTCCGCCAAACTGCTTTCCACCATGCTGGTGGATGAGTGCGACAGGCTGTACGGCGGGAAGCCGGGCGATGACGCCACCTCCTGTGTTGTGCGGATGCGCAGGCGGGTACCCATGAACCTGCTCTTCGGTCCGCCCGGAAACCGGGATGACGTGAACAGGATGATGAGCCTGTTCTTTGCCAAGGAAGGGAAGCATATCGTCTGCGGCGGAACCACATCCTCCCTGGCGGCCAAGTGGCTGAACAAACCGCTGCGGCCTTCCCTGGACTTTGAAGGGGACATTCCTCCCATCGCAAAGCTGGAGGGCGTGGACCTGGTGACAGAGGGCGTTATCACCGTGAACCGGGTGGTGCAGTATGCCGAGGATTTCATCGCGGATAACAACTGCTATGACGAGTGGAGCAACCGGAAGGACGGCGCTTCCATGATCAGCCGGCTGCTGTTTGAGGAAGCGACGGACATTAACTTCTACGTGGGCCGGGCAATCAACCCGGCACATCAGAACCCGGACCTGCCGATCAATTTCAGCATCAAGATGAACCTGGTCCAGGAGCTGAGCGCGGCGCTGCAGAAGATGGGCAAACGGATCAAGGTCAGTTATTTTTGA
- a CDS encoding [Fe-Fe] hydrogenase large subunit C-terminal domain-containing protein encodes MPHGLTLKKTNCKNCYKCIRHCPVKSIRFSGNQAHIIGNECILCGRCFVVCPQNAKEIVDETEKVKVLIQSGDPVVASLAPSFIANYPGVGIGSMREALQRLGFHDAEETALGATQVKREYDRMLRQDDRDIVISSCCHSVNLLIQKFFPRELKYLADVVSPMQAHCLDIKSRIPNAKTVFIGPCLAKKDEAEYYEGIVDAVLTFEELTNWLRAEKIGLRQEVTPENRSRTRFFPTTGGILKTMDCDAKDYTYLAVDGVENCIAALKDIESGRIHHCFIEMSACSGSCIGGPVMEKNRCSPVQDYLSVASFAGNEDFDIRQPEDRAMRKFFEPIDLRAAMPSETEITEILREMGKFKPSQELNCGSCGYDTCREKAIAIYQGKAEISMCLLFLMNKAENVTDTISRNSPNGILMLNDRLEVQQINPMMMKLLHLHDAGAVLGDQVVRILDPEPFLKVQKTRRGIFNERVYLTEYGCYVEQTVVPAEEGRMILCIMRDVTMEEETRREKEEISRQTVEVADKVVEKQMRIVQEIASLLGETAAETKIALSKLKESITNE; translated from the coding sequence ATGCCGCACGGCCTGACACTGAAGAAAACCAATTGTAAAAACTGCTATAAATGCATCCGGCACTGCCCGGTGAAATCCATCCGCTTTTCGGGCAACCAGGCGCATATCATCGGCAATGAGTGTATCCTGTGCGGCCGGTGTTTTGTTGTTTGTCCGCAGAATGCCAAAGAGATTGTGGACGAAACGGAAAAGGTGAAGGTGCTGATCCAGAGCGGCGACCCTGTGGTGGCCTCCCTGGCGCCGTCCTTTATCGCCAACTATCCCGGTGTGGGGATCGGGAGCATGCGGGAAGCCCTGCAGCGGCTGGGCTTCCATGACGCGGAGGAAACTGCCCTCGGCGCTACCCAGGTGAAGCGGGAATACGACCGCATGCTGCGGCAGGATGACCGGGATATTGTCATTTCGTCCTGCTGCCACAGCGTAAACCTGCTGATCCAGAAATTCTTTCCCCGGGAACTGAAATACCTGGCGGACGTGGTTTCGCCCATGCAGGCCCACTGCCTGGATATCAAGAGCCGGATCCCCAACGCGAAGACGGTTTTCATCGGCCCCTGCCTGGCCAAAAAGGACGAGGCGGAGTATTACGAGGGAATTGTGGACGCTGTGCTGACCTTTGAGGAACTGACCAACTGGCTGCGGGCGGAGAAGATCGGCCTGCGGCAGGAAGTTACGCCCGAGAACCGTAGCCGGACACGCTTCTTTCCCACAACCGGGGGCATCCTGAAGACCATGGACTGCGACGCAAAGGATTATACCTACCTGGCTGTGGACGGGGTGGAGAACTGTATCGCAGCCCTGAAGGACATTGAAAGCGGCAGGATCCACCATTGCTTTATTGAGATGAGTGCCTGCTCGGGGAGCTGCATCGGCGGCCCGGTGATGGAAAAGAACCGCTGCAGTCCGGTACAGGATTACCTGTCCGTGGCATCCTTCGCGGGAAATGAGGATTTTGACATCCGGCAGCCGGAAGACCGGGCTATGCGCAAATTCTTTGAACCGATCGACCTGCGGGCGGCTATGCCCAGCGAAACAGAGATCACGGAAATCCTGCGGGAAATGGGCAAATTCAAACCCAGCCAGGAGCTGAACTGCGGATCCTGCGGATATGACACCTGCCGGGAAAAAGCGATTGCCATTTACCAGGGAAAGGCGGAAATCTCCATGTGCCTGCTTTTCCTGATGAACAAGGCAGAAAATGTGACCGACACCATTTCCCGCAATTCCCCCAACGGGATCCTGATGCTGAATGACCGGCTGGAAGTGCAGCAGATCAATCCCATGATGATGAAGCTGCTGCACCTGCACGACGCCGGCGCGGTACTGGGCGACCAGGTGGTGCGCATCCTGGATCCGGAACCGTTCCTGAAGGTGCAGAAGACACGCCGGGGGATCTTCAACGAGCGGGTGTACCTGACCGAGTACGGCTGCTATGTGGAGCAGACTGTAGTGCCCGCGGAAGAGGGCCGAATGATCCTGTGCATTATGCGTGACGTGACGATGGAAGAGGAAACCCGCAGGGAAAAGGAAGAGATCAGCCGCCAGACGGTGGAAGTGGCGGACAAGGTCGTGGAAAAGCAGATGCGCATTGTACAGGAGATTGCCTCCCTGCTGGGCGAGACCGCGGCTGAAACCAAAATAGCGCTGTCCAAGCTGAAGGAGTCGATTACCAATGAATGA
- a CDS encoding (2Fe-2S) ferredoxin domain-containing protein — protein sequence MRKKRRIGHMKITVCIGSSCHIKGSRPVVEQLQTLIAENDLGDRIELGGTFCMGKCQQGVCVTVDGALFSVSPENVKEFFRDHVKAKLA from the coding sequence ATAAGAAAGAAACGGAGAATAGGGCATATGAAAATCACAGTGTGTATAGGTTCTTCCTGCCATATCAAGGGATCTCGGCCGGTGGTTGAACAGCTGCAGACGCTGATCGCGGAAAACGACCTGGGGGACAGGATCGAACTGGGCGGCACCTTCTGCATGGGCAAGTGCCAGCAGGGAGTGTGCGTGACGGTGGACGGCGCATTGTTCTCTGTTTCACCGGAGAACGTAAAAGAATTTTTCAGGGATCATGTGAAAGCAAAGCTGGCGTAA